Below is a window of Halolamina sp. CBA1230 DNA.
TCAACTACCCGAGCTCCGCATCGGGGTATGCACGACAGACACCAGCAGCTGGTCCGATCCGTCCGCGACCAGGCTGGCGAGACTCCGTTCTGCGTTCGCGTACGAATCACCCTGGATCCCGGCACGGAACCGCTCGGGTCACACGGTGTGAGAGCGTGCCCGTCGAGTAGCGGTCAAGCCGGCGGGAACAGGAGGTTCCAGTACTGGAGCTGCCAGCAGACCCCGACCAGCGACGCGGCGACCAGCGTGTAGCGGGCCCGCTCGAACCGGCTCTCCTCGCCCGCGAGCCACAGCGCCGCGGCGTAGCCCACGGCCACGACGGCGCCGACCAGCCCCAGCAGCGGCCCGGCGAACAGCAGCCGGAACGTGAGCGGCGGGTCCGAGATCGTGAGGTACGGCGCCGTCATCAGGTGGATGACCATCAGCACGACGCCGCCGATCGTCGCAGTGCCTGCGATCTCGGTGACGGAACGCGCCTGCTCCAGGCGCGTGCCGAGCAGCGTCGCCCACGCGTCCTCGCGGTCGCCGGCCAGGGCGGCACGGCCGCGTTCGTACAGCGACCGTCCCGACCAGCCGACATCGGCGGAGAGCAGTCCCAGGAACGTACAGAGCAGGAACACGCCGTGGGCGGTGAGGTTGTCGACGGTGTCGACGCGGCCGTACGCGGTGGGGCTGCCGCCGCTGAACAGGTACTCGATCCCGCCGTCCCCCTCGCCGAACGCGAGCCGTTCGCCGCCGTCCTCGTGTTCGAACACGAGCGGCTCGATCTCGATCCAGCGGTTCGTGCCGCCGCCGGTGTCGGTGAGCAGCGCGCCGTCGTCGGCGACGCTGACCGTGATCGTCGGCGCGTTCAGTACCGAGGTCGCGCGGTCGTGCCAGGTGTAGGAGTGATCGAGTGCGCGGTAGGTGCCGCCGAGTTCGTCGGCTCGCGTCGGCGTCCCCTCGGGCGAGAGCGACGCCGACTCGGCGTCGGCCAGCAGCTCGTCGAGCACGCCGTCGATCACGTCGCCCGCGGCTGCCTGCCCGTTCGAGGCGTTGAACGAGACGAACAGCCCGAACTCCTGCTCGGGAACGAGCACGAAGTGGCTGTAGAACGACGGCGTCCCGCCGTTGTGCCAGAGCGTCCGCGTCCCTTCGCGGGTGTCCTCGATCAGCCCGAACCCCATCCCGTCGAGGCGGTCGTGGTGGGTCGCCCACTGCTCGTGCATCGCGGACACCGTGCCCGGTTCGAGCACCTGTTCGCCGCCGACTGCGCCGTCGTGCAGATGGAGTTCGAGGAACCGGGCCATGTCGTCGGCGGTCGCCGACAGCGAGCCCGCGGGCCGGAGGCCGACCAGCGGGAACTCGTCGGGGCCGGACGCCCCGCCCGAACCGTGACCGCTGGCGTGCCCGTCCGCGACCGCCTCCGGCAACGGCTGTCGGAAGCTGCTCCCCGTCATCCCCGCGGGATCGAGGAGTTCGGCCTCGATCGCACGGGCGAACGGCTGGTCGGCCGTCGCCAACGCCTGCCCCGCCAGCGCGTAGCCGAAGTTCGAGTACGCGCCGACGGTGCCGGGGGCGCGAACCTGCGCCTGTGGCTCCTCGCGGAGGTACGCCGCCAGCGGCCGCAGGCTCTCGGCGCCGGGCAGCCACAGCCCGCGGTTCGAGGACTCGAAGCCGCCGCGGTGGGTGATCAGCTCCGCGAGCGTGGCCGACCGCTCGGGCGCCATCGCGGCGTCGACCGACTCGGCGATCGGCGCTTCGGGGTCGATCTCGCCGCGCTGCGCGCGGTTCATCAGCGCCGTCGCCGTGACCGACTTCGAGACGGAGCCGACACGGAACGCGGTCCTCGCGGGGTCGACCTCGTCCCCGGACTCCCGGTCGGCGACGCCGTACCCCCGGGTGATCGTCTCGTCGCCGTCGACCACCGCGACGGTGGCGCCGGGGACGTCGTGCTCGTCGAGGCTCGCGGGGACCAGTTCGTCGAGTGTCGATCCGATCTCGGTCTGGACTGCCGCCGCGGGTGGGGACCCGCCGTCGGCCGTCGCCGTGGGGACGCCGGCGGCGGCAGCAGCAGTGCTCGCACCGACGCCGGCGATGAACCGGCGGCGGGAGAGGGCTCGCTTCACGGGCGGGTCGTGTTGGCCCGACGAGAAATAGTTCCCGCTCGAACGGCCCGGTCGTCAGCGCCGCCAGTACAGCGCTGGCCCGAGAACCAGATACGCCAGCGCGACGTACAGCAGGCCGAACGCGAACCCGCGGCCGTAGAGGCCGGGCAGCAGGACGGCGCCGGCCTGCACCACACCCATCACGAGCGCGTCCTGAGCGTGCAGGTCCGGGTACACCACGTCACACAGCATCAGCGGCGTCAGGACGGCCGCGAGCGCGAGCAGGAACCCGGCGTCGTGAAACCCCATCAGGACGGTGTCGGCACCGCGGTAGCCCGTGAGCACGATGGCGCCGAAGATCGTCGCCGCGAGCGTCGTCGGGACGCCGACGGTCTCGTCGCTGTCGGTGTCGTAGGCGGTGTACAGCCCCAGCCTGGTGACCGCGGCGGCGACGTACAGCGCTGGCACGATGACCCCGGCCAGCGCGAGCAGTCCTTCGGTCGAAACGCCGGAGAGCAGGGTGGCTGGCGTTCCCCACTCCTGTCGCGTCACGACGGCGACGAGCGCCGCGGGGGCGACGCCGAAGGTGGCCACGTCGGCGAGCGAGTCGAGGTACGGACCGGCCTCGGTGCCGCCGTACTTCCGGGCGACGACGCCGTCGAGCCCGTCCGCGATGGCGCCCAGCAGCACGAGTCGTGCCGCGAGGCCGATGTCGACGGTCGCGGCGACGACCGCGAGAAAGCCCAGCGCGGCGTTCCCCACGGTGACGACGTCGGCTGGGCCGAGGCGGCCGAGGAACCGCGAGCGCATGACCGACCCGTCGAACGGCGGCGGTTTACGTGTTTACCTTCCGAGCCGGGGACCGAATCACGCCGCCTAAATCGTTCGACGCCCAACGCCGGCGTATGGACCGCCGACGCTATCTCGCTGCCGCGGGAACCGCCGTTGCGGCGGGTCTCGGGGGCTGTCTCGGGCTGACGCGGGGCGACAACACCGAGTTCGACGTGGGGATGCGCCCCACCTCCTTCGACCCGCCGACGATCACCGTCGCCGTCGGCGAGGAACTCGTCTGGGAGAACACGGGCACCCGCGACCACACGGTCACCGCCTACGAGGAGTCGCTGCCCGACGGCGCCGCGTACTTCGCCTCCGGCGGCTACGAGAGCGAGGCGACCGCCCGCGAGGCGTGGAGCAACGGCGCCGGCGGCGCGCTGAGCAACGGCGAGCAGTTCAGCTACACGTTCGAGATCCCCGGCGAGTACGAGTACTTCTGTATCCCCCACGAGAGCGGCGGGATGGTCGGGACCGTGATCGTCGAGGACCGCACGCCGACGGCGACGCCGGAGGAGTAGCCCGAACCGGCGACGTCGCTGGCGCGGTCGAAAAAGACGAAAAGCGCGTGAATCCGCCGTTCGTGGCCGGCCGGTGACAGCCGGCGTCGATGGGGATTACTCGATGTCGGCTTCCTCTTCCTCGACGTCCACGGAAGCCTCCTCCTCGGCCGCGACCTCCTCGGGTCGGGCTTCGAGGGTGAGCTTCTGGACCTCGACGCGGCGCAGCGGGTAGATCTCCTTGGCCTCGCCGTAGATGGCGGAGGAGACCCGCCCCTCGACGACGCTGTCGACCAGCTGTTCGAACGTTCGCTCCTCGGCGGCCTCCTCGACGATGTCGACCATCTCCGAGCGGATCGCCTTCTCCTGGGAGCGGTCGGCCTTCTGGGTCGTCAGCGCCACGGGCTGGATCTTGACGCGGTAGTCGTCCGTCGTCAGCAGCGTGACGGTGTCGGCGACCTTCGAGGCGCCGCGGCGCACCAGCGAGCGCAGGTAGTCCCGCGTGAGCTCGTACTTGATGAACTCGGTGTAGGCGGCGTCGCTGCCCACGTCGTCGATCTTGAACGTGAGCTTGCTGTTGTTCTGTCCCTGGTCGCCCTCCATCTCGCCCAGCGTGGTCTCGATGGTTCGGCCGACGACCTGGTTCGGTTCCTCCGCGACGGTCTCACCGAGTTCGGCCCGGTCGAACTGCTCGGGCGCGAGCACGGTGTACCATCGTTTGCCTTCGATCTTGGTGGATGTCTCGCTCATGGTTGAGTGGTGTCCCGAGCCGTCCCGCAGACGGCGTCGGCGACGGTGAGGTTGACGACGTAGTCGTCGACGGAGGCGGCCAGCCCGCCGGCGTCCTCGCGGACGATGGCGGTCCGGACCGTGTCGCCGTCGACGGTCGTCGTCATCGTGTCGGTGTTGTCGGGAGCGAGCGCGGCGGCCACGACACCCGCGTCGTCGTGGGTGGTGGCGATCGTCGCCTCGTGGGTCGCCTCGCTCATAGCGCCTCCCGGAACGCGTCCGTGAACTGTTCGGTGTCGGTGTCGAAGCGCGCCCAGCCAGTGTCGTCCGTGCCGTGGCCCGTGCCGTCGACCGCGTTCGCGGCGGCCGTGACGGCGTCGCCGACCCCCGACTCGCCCGCGGCGGCCGCGGCACCCTCGGTGAGGGCCAGCGCGACGGGTTCGGGCGAGCGGAACGCCCGCGCGAGGCGGGCGACCGCCGGCAGCACGTCGGCGTCGGCCTCGGTCTCGAGAACCCAGACGCCGTGGTGGCGGCGGGTCTCGGCCGACCGCAGTTGGCCGTGGACCGCCGCGCCGTACTTGCGCCAGGCCGCGAGCGCGGCGTCGGTCGCGTCGCCGGACCGCTCGCCCAGCGCCAGCGAGACGCCGGCTGCGGGGGCGGTGCGGGCGACGGCGTCCAGCACGTCGGCGTAGCCGCCGAGCGTGCGGAACGGCGCGTCGGGCGTGACGTACGGGCGGAGCGCGCGCTCGATCTCGGTCGCGGCGCGCTCGGTCGCCCCCTCGGCGGTCACGGTGTCGACGGTGACCAGCGAGGCGAACCGGCGGTCGAACTCCTCGCCGCTGCCGGCATCGTCGCCGGCAGCGTGTGAGCCGACTGCACCGGCATCGTCGCCGGCAGCGTGTGAGCCGACTGCACCGGCATCGTCGCCGGCAGCGTGTGAGCCCGTCGCGTCGTCGCCGGCGTCGAGTTCGGCGACCAGCGCGGCCGCCGCGTCCTCGTCACCCGAGAACGGGCCGTGCAGTAGCGTCGACGCCGCGAGCCCGGTCGGCACGTCGTCGGTCGGGAGCGCCAGTCCGGGCTCGCGATCGATCAGCCCCGACTCCTGTGCGGCGTCGAGCGCCGTGTCGGCGGTCCGGACCGTCTCGCCCGCGGCGATCGTGCCGGCGAGGGCGAGGATCGGGTCCGGATCGGCGCCGAGGTGACGAGCCAGCGCGAACGCAGCGGGGCTCGCCGGGTGGTCGAGGCTCGCATCCCCGTCGACGGCGGTCGGTCCGACGGCGACGGTGACGGCGTCCTCGGTGTCGACGCCCGCCTCGTCGTCGAGGCGGAGCTGGAACGGGGTGTCGGTCTCGGCACACGCCCGGGCAAGGAGGCCGGCAGCCGCGAGGCTGTCGCCGTCGCTGGCGGCGGCGACCCGAACGAAGGGTGCCCCCGACAGGGTCTCGGCGAGTGGCTCCTCGATTTGGCGCGCGCTCGACATCTACTCCTCGAGCAGCTCCTCGGCGTCCTCGGAGTTGTACTCGAACTCCTCGTCGAGTTCGTCGCCCTGGTAGTAGTTGACCAGGCGACGGATCTTGGACTCGGTGTTCTGCAGGGCGCGCTTGTTCTGGGCGTCCTGCGGGTTCCGGTCCATATGCTTGCGCAGGCGGACTGCGCGCTCCATCAGGTTCCGCAGATCCTCGGGGATGTCCGCGTCGGCGTCGTTCTCCTCGAGGATCTCGGTGACTTTCTTCCCGGTCGCCAGCTTGACGTCCGGGATGGGCGTGCCTTTCACGCCCTCGTCGCGCAGCTTCAGGCCGATCTGACTGGGGTCGTGGCCCTGCTCCGCGAGTTCGACGACGCGGGCTTCGATCTCCTCCGCGTCGACGTCGCTCCACTCCGGCGGCTCGTCTGCCGCGGGGGCGTCCGAACCGGACGACCCGCGGCGGCGTGTGTGCATTCGTGCCATTGTCTGAGTTGGAACGGCACTGACCGCGAAAAGACCGACTCCACGTCGGTACACTTCCGCAATCCCGAGCTCGGCCGGTCCGAGCGAGTCAGATTTGCGGCCGTGCTGTTCCCAACGGGGAGTGGCCGTCGAGGGGCTTAATGGCTTTGTATCCGCGCCGACATCGGTGTGGACCTCCCCCACGCCGCCCGGCCATCGAAGCCCTTAATAACCGGACCGCGGTACGAAGGAGTGCAGCGAGGGCTCGTAGATCAGTGGTAGATCATCCCCCTGGCACGGGGAAGGCCCGGGGTTCAAATCCCCGCGAGTCCACTCGAATTTTACCGGCATGCGGAGGGTTCGACAGGCAACAGTAGCGACGCTTTCGCTACCGTTTTCGGCACTTCTGGCTCAGAGCGCCGTCCATCTCAGAAAGGATTTGCACTGCATCCGGAGGGCGGGTCGACGCCCTGCCGGGGTGCGCGACAGGGGACGACCAGTAGGACGGTGCGGACGCACCGCCGTCTGCGGCCGAACGGGGGGCACGATGACGCCTCTCGAAACCGAGGCGTCCCATTCGGAGTGCCAGCACTGCGGCGCACACGTGAGTGCGGACTTCCGACAGGCTTTCGGAGGTTCCTCGAACGTCGCACTGCTGTCTCGTTGCGATAGCCGACCACGTATTCAGTCAGGAACTGCCGTGGGAGTTGCAGTCGATTGTCCCGATTCCAACGAACAAGAAAAACGAAACCGCGAACCTCGCGTCGCGGCAACTGACGTGAGCGGACTACCAACTTACTCTTCCTGGGAACTTCGTGGCGTTTTGATGGGGTTATCCCCATACGTTTATGATGGTGGGGAACAGTCCATCATACGTCGATGGGTGCTCGGGTCATACGAGATTTCACGAATACCTTCGACGGTTATGTCGAACGACAGACCATCGTCACGACGGATGACCCAGCGTACCCGTCCGGCTACAAGTACTCGCTGCACTTCGGAACGCTCGACGGCGAACCATACTTCGGTACGACAACTCCCACGAGGACACGAAAGGGCACGAGCGCCATACTGCCGATGAGGTAGAAGAAATCGATTTCCCCGGAATGATCGAACTCCTCGAACGGTTCGAGGAGGAAGTCACCGAACACAGTGCTTGAACGCCACCTTCAAACCGATGACCGACACTGAACCCACCCCCGACCGAACGCTTCACGTGTACGTGGGCGAGGAGAATCGACTCCGTGAACAGACGAAGGAGATGCTGAGGGCTGCCGAAGCCGGTGAGGAACCCGAGGACGTCGGCCCAACCCACGTGCTCAATTTCGAGTCAGAGGCCGAACTCGCGCGGCTCTTGAGTCCAGCGAACCTCGCGCTCCTCCGGGCAATTCGCCAGCACGAACCCGAGAGCATGCGTGACGCTGCGGAGATCGTCGACCGAGACTTCAAAGAGGTACACCGGAACCTCACGGAACTCTCCGAACTCGGTGTGATCGAACTGGTCGACGACGGTCGCTCGAAGCGGCCCGTCGCACAGTACGACGACATCGAGGTCCACTACTCGCTCGTCAGCGACGACGTATCGACCGAACAGGCTGGCGCGTAGTGGAGCTTGCGAGATCTGACAGTCTCCACTTCTCAGTCGATTTCCCACGTGATTACTGCACCTCGTCGATAGCCGCAGGCAGACTTCGGCGAGTTCCTGTGGTGGCAGTCGTTCGGCGAGGAACTCCAGTGCCCGGCGCTTCGCCCGGTGGTCGGCGTCGACGAGCCGACACCCGTCCAGTTTTGGGGCGGCGAGGAGGCCCTGAGCACGTCTAGGAGGAGTTCTTCGTCGGAGTCGTCGACGATGGACTCGTGAACGAAGGGCGAAATCGACGGGCGGACGGACAGCTACTCGCTGCCCCCGCTCCGGCCACCGGGAACTATACTCCCACCACCCCATCCGCCCCTATGACCCTCGCGGACCCCGACCTCTCGAACTCCACAGCGTTCATCACCGGAACGACCCGCGGCATCGGCAAACAGCTCGCGCTCGCACTCGCCGACCACGGCTGCAACGTCGTCTCGACCGGTAAGACGACCGACGACGACGACACCGAACTCGAAGGATCGATCGAGCAGACGGCCCGCGAGGTGCGCGAGCGCGGGCCCGAGGCGCTCGCGCTCGAACTCGACCTCCGCGACGAGGACCGCGTCGAGGAAGTCGTCGACGAGGCGATCGACCAGTTCGGCGAGATCGATATCGTGATCAACAACGCCAGCGCGATCCAGTTGGCGAACGTCGCCGACCTGCCGGCCGACCGGTTCGACCTCCTGACCGACGTGAACGTCCGCGGGACACACGTCGTCGCCCACGCGTTCGCCGATCACCTCGCCGACCAAGACGGGGCGTGGCTGCTGTCGAACTCGCCACCGGTCGTGACCGACCGCTCGCCGGGGAAAGCACCCTACGCGTGGTCGAAGCTCGGCATGTCGTTCATCACGCTCTCGCTCGCCGAGGAGTTAGCCAGCGACGACGTGGGCTGTAACACGTTCTGGCCGGTGACGACGATCGACACGCGTGCGACCCGTTACTTCGGTCTCGGCACCGAGGACGACTGGCGCACCCCCGACATAGTCGCCGACGCGGTGCTCGAAATCCTCGATCGCGATCCGGCGGAGTGTACGGGCAACAGCTTCTACGACGAAGCACTGCTCCGCGAGGCCGGCGTCACCGACTTCTCCGAGTACAACGTCACCGACGGCGACCCGGCGCCGATGTCGGCGCGGATGTTCGACCCCGAGTTCGAGCGCGAGGCGTAACCCCTCCATCACCTTACAGAAACCTCGTTCTGACACCTTTTTCGTCCCCCGCCGTCCAGCACCACCCCATGGACGACCGTATCCAGCGACATGCCGAGATCCTCGTCGACCACTGTACCGACGTCTCTGCCGGCGAGAACGTCGCCGTCACCGGCCCGCCCGTGGCCGAGGAGCTCGTGATCGCCGTCGCCGAGAAGCTGGGCGAGGTGGGCGCGAGCGCGTCGATCCGGCTCTCGAGCGAGCGCGCGAGCCGGGCGTACCGGCGCGCGATCGACCCCGACGACGTCGAGCTCGCGGAGCACACCCTCGCGATGGCCGAGGAGACCGACGCCTCGATCGGCATCCGCGGCTCGACCAACACCCACGAGACCGGCGACGTCGATCCCGAGACGAACACCGCCTTCGCGGCCGCCAACAAGCCCATCCAGGAGGCGACGATGGAGACCCGCTGGTGTGCGACCGCGTTCCCTGCCCCGGGCAACGCCCAGGACGCCGAGATGTCCACCGCCGCCTACGAGGAGTTCGTCTGGTCGGCCATCGACAAGGACTGGGAACAGCAGCGCGAGTTCCAGGCCCAGATGGTCGAGATCCTCGACGACGCCAGCGAGGTCCGGATCGTCTCCGGCGACACGACCGACGTGACGATGCGCGTCGACGGGATGATCACCGAGAACGACTACGGCGAGAAGAACATGCCCGGCGGCGAGGTGTACACCGCCCCCGTCAAGGACAGCGTCGAGGGCGAGGTGCTGTTCGACAAGCCGCTGATGGCGCAGGGCCGCGAGGTGGAGGGCGTCCGGCTCACCTTCGAGGACGGGGAGGTCGTCGACCACGCCGCCGAGAAGAACGAGGAGGTGCTGACGGAAGTGCTGAACACCGACGACGGCGCGCGCTATCTGGGTGAACTCGGCATCGGGATGAACCGCGACATCGACCGGTTCACCTACAACATGCTGTTCGACGAGAAGATGGGTGACACCGTCCACATGGCGATCGGCCGCGCCTACGAGTGGACCGTCCCCGAGGACCGCGAGCGCAACGACAGCGCGGTCCACATGGACATGATCGTCGACATGAGCGAGGACTCGCGCATCGAGGTCGACGGCGAGGTCGTCCAGGAGGACGGCACGTTCGTCTTCGAGGAGTAGCTGCGACGCCAGCCCGACCCCCGCAGGCGGCCGGGGAGCCGGCGTTCGTCACTCGGCCAGGAACGCCCGTACCAGCGCCGCCTCCGCCTTCCGGAGGTGTGCCCCCGCCGTCGACGACGAGCAGCCGAGTTCGTCAGCCACGTCCGCGACGGTTCCCGTCCGCGGGACGTCGTAGTACCCAACCCGCTCCGCCACCCGGACCGCCTCGCGCTGTCTGTCGGTCAACCCAACGCCTGCGAGCCGACGGCCGCCCGCGTAGGGGCCGAGGCGCCTGATCTCGACGTCGATGGGGTCGGGGACGGCCGCCAGCGCCTCGCGGAGCTGGTCCGTCGGCCCGACGACGCCGAGCGAGAGGCGCCCGCCTGAGCGGTAGACCGCCGGCGGGACCGCAAGGAACTCCGTCTCGGTGAACGCGTCGAGGAACGCCTCGAGTGACCCGCCCAGCGACTCGTGGGCCTTGAGGTAGAACCCATCCTCGCCCGGGGCGGTCTCGACCCGGCCGATCGAGTCGACCGAGCGCAGGCGGTCGAGGTACGGCTCCCGCGGCGCCGTCACCCGAAACAGCGTCACCAGCGTCCCGTCGGGCAGGCGCCGCCACGTCAGGAGCTCCGAGCGCCAGCCCTCCCCCTCGTCGAGGAACGCGTGCATCGGGTGCCGGAACGACGGCGGGAACTCGAACCGGACGTGGACGTACTGCACGGGTCGATCTACGGCACGGAGTACTTGAATACACGGATAGATCCGTGCCAACGGTGAGTTGTCCGGCTGCCCAACCCACCGGTATGAGCGAGCCGACTCAGCCCGCCCCCGACGAGTCGCCCGGACAGCCGGACGGCGATGAACTTCCGCGCCCGCCGGGGCCGGACGGCCTTCCGGTGTTCGGCAACGTCCACACGCTCGCGGACGACGCCTTCGCGTTCTACGAACGGCTCTCGAGCGAGTACGGCGGCGTCGCCAGGTACGACGTGTTCGGCACCGAAGCCTACCTCCTCACCGACCCCGAGGCCGTTCGGCGGGTGCTGGTCGACGACCACGGGCGCTACGTCAAGGGGGCGATGCCCCAGGAGCAGCTCGGGAGCCTGCTGGGCGAGGGGCTGTTCCTCGCGGAGGGCGAGCAGTGGCGGGGCCAGCGGGACGCGGTCCGGTCGGCGTTCTTCCGCGAGCGGATCGAGGCGTACGGCGACTCGATGGTCAACCACGCCAGAGCGACCGCCGACGGGTGGGACGACGGCGAGATCGTCGACGTTCACGAAGCCGCCACCGACTACGCGTTCGCCGTGCTGGCCGAGAGCCTCCTCGGCGACGACGTCGACGCCGCCCGCGGTACGGCCCGTGCTGCCGCCGAGAGCATCACCGAGCGGTTCGACACCTCGCGGCTGAGCTCGTTCCTCCCGGACTGGGTGCCGACGCCGACGCGGCGGCGCTACCACCGCCGCATCGACGCGCTCCGGGGGACGATCCGCGATCTGGTCGCCGAAAGACGAGCCGCGGGCCCAGCCGCGACCCCGGCCGACGCTGACGACCTGCTCGGCACGCTCGTCGCCGCCGCGGAGATCGGTGCGATCGACGAGGACGAACTGGTGGATAACGCCGTCACCTTCCTGTTCGCCGGCCACGAGACCAGCGCGCTCGGGCTGACGTACACGCTCTACTGTCTCGCCGGCCAGCCGGCGGTACAGGACCGTGTTCGGACGGAGGTGGCCGCGCTCGACGGCGGTGTCACGCCATCGGTGGTCCGGGACTGTCCGACGCTCACAGCGGCCGTCGACGAGGCGCTCCGGCTCTACCCGCCGGTCCACACGTTCTTCCGGGAGCCGACCGAGCCCGTCACCCTCGGCGGCTACCGGATCCCGGCCGGCGTCGTGCTCAACCTCTCGCCGTGGACGGTCCACCACGACGAGCAGTGGTGGGACGACCCCGGTTGCTACCGCCCCGACCGCTGGCTCCGAGAGACCGCCGACGGCACGGTCCGCGGCGACGACACCGCCGGTCCCGCGGTCGGCCAGCGGCCGGAGTACGCCTACTTCCCGTTCGGCGGCGGCCCGCGACACTGTATCGGGATGCGGTTCGCCCGGCAGGAGCTCCGGCTCGCGACGGCGACGCTGCTCCGGCGGTTCGAACTCGACCGTGTCACCGAGGCGCTGTCGCTGCAGGCGAGCGCGAACACCCGTCCCGCGGAGCCGGTCCGACTGCGTGTTCGGGCGCGCGAGAGGTAAGCGTGAACTACTAATACATCATCGAGCCTACTACTTCGCGTATGACCCTGCAACCCTTCGGTCGTCGCGTCGCTGCCGTCGCCGTCGTCACCGTGGTGCTCCTCTCGTCGCTCAGTGGCGTCGCTGCCGCGCAGTCGACCGGCCAGTTCGGCGACACTATCGTCGTCGGGGAGGATGAGACCGTCGACGGCATCGACGGCGTGGCCGGGACGATCGTCGTTCGAGGGACCGTAACCGGCGACGTCGCCGGCACCGCCGGCACCATCCGGATCACGGAGACCGGCACCGTCGAGGGTGACCTCCAGGCTGCTGGCGGGAGCGTGATCGTCGCCGGGACCGTCGAGGGCGACGTGCAGATCGGGGCAGGCTCGTTCGATCTGACGGACACCGGCCGGATCGGCGGGAGCCTCGACGTCGGTGCGGGCGCGGTCACTGTCGACGGCGCGGTCGCGGAGGACGTCCGCGCGGCCGGGA
It encodes the following:
- a CDS encoding SDR family oxidoreductase, which gives rise to MTLADPDLSNSTAFITGTTRGIGKQLALALADHGCNVVSTGKTTDDDDTELEGSIEQTAREVRERGPEALALELDLRDEDRVEEVVDEAIDQFGEIDIVINNASAIQLANVADLPADRFDLLTDVNVRGTHVVAHAFADHLADQDGAWLLSNSPPVVTDRSPGKAPYAWSKLGMSFITLSLAEELASDDVGCNTFWPVTTIDTRATRYFGLGTEDDWRTPDIVADAVLEILDRDPAECTGNSFYDEALLREAGVTDFSEYNVTDGDPAPMSARMFDPEFEREA
- a CDS encoding aminopeptidase — translated: MDDRIQRHAEILVDHCTDVSAGENVAVTGPPVAEELVIAVAEKLGEVGASASIRLSSERASRAYRRAIDPDDVELAEHTLAMAEETDASIGIRGSTNTHETGDVDPETNTAFAAANKPIQEATMETRWCATAFPAPGNAQDAEMSTAAYEEFVWSAIDKDWEQQREFQAQMVEILDDASEVRIVSGDTTDVTMRVDGMITENDYGEKNMPGGEVYTAPVKDSVEGEVLFDKPLMAQGREVEGVRLTFEDGEVVDHAAEKNEEVLTEVLNTDDGARYLGELGIGMNRDIDRFTYNMLFDEKMGDTVHMAIGRAYEWTVPEDRERNDSAVHMDMIVDMSEDSRIEVDGEVVQEDGTFVFEE
- a CDS encoding 30S ribosomal protein S3ae, which gives rise to MSETSTKIEGKRWYTVLAPEQFDRAELGETVAEEPNQVVGRTIETTLGEMEGDQGQNNSKLTFKIDDVGSDAAYTEFIKYELTRDYLRSLVRRGASKVADTVTLLTTDDYRVKIQPVALTTQKADRSQEKAIRSEMVDIVEEAAEERTFEQLVDSVVEGRVSSAIYGEAKEIYPLRRVEVQKLTLEARPEEVAAEEEASVDVEEEEADIE
- a CDS encoding protein sorting system archaetidylserine synthase (This PssA-like phosphatidyltransferase, along with a PssD-like decarboxylase, is required in Haloarchaea for the archaeosortase ArtA to replace the PGF-CTERM sorting signal with a C-terminal lipid anchor.), encoding MRSRFLGRLGPADVVTVGNAALGFLAVVAATVDIGLAARLVLLGAIADGLDGVVARKYGGTEAGPYLDSLADVATFGVAPAALVAVVTRQEWGTPATLLSGVSTEGLLALAGVIVPALYVAAAVTRLGLYTAYDTDSDETVGVPTTLAATIFGAIVLTGYRGADTVLMGFHDAGFLLALAAVLTPLMLCDVVYPDLHAQDALVMGVVQAGAVLLPGLYGRGFAFGLLYVALAYLVLGPALYWRR
- a CDS encoding 30S ribosomal protein S15; amino-acid sequence: MARMHTRRRGSSGSDAPAADEPPEWSDVDAEEIEARVVELAEQGHDPSQIGLKLRDEGVKGTPIPDVKLATGKKVTEILEENDADADIPEDLRNLMERAVRLRKHMDRNPQDAQNKRALQNTESKIRRLVNYYQGDELDEEFEYNSEDAEELLEE
- a CDS encoding DUF6516 family protein; its protein translation is MLRYDNSHEDTKGHERHTADEVEEIDFPGMIELLERFEEEVTEHSA
- a CDS encoding plastocyanin/azurin family copper-binding protein, which translates into the protein MDRRRYLAAAGTAVAAGLGGCLGLTRGDNTEFDVGMRPTSFDPPTITVAVGEELVWENTGTRDHTVTAYEESLPDGAAYFASGGYESEATAREAWSNGAGGALSNGEQFSYTFEIPGEYEYFCIPHESGGMVGTVIVEDRTPTATPEE
- a CDS encoding helix-turn-helix domain-containing protein, giving the protein MQYVHVRFEFPPSFRHPMHAFLDEGEGWRSELLTWRRLPDGTLVTLFRVTAPREPYLDRLRSVDSIGRVETAPGEDGFYLKAHESLGGSLEAFLDAFTETEFLAVPPAVYRSGGRLSLGVVGPTDQLREALAAVPDPIDVEIRRLGPYAGGRRLAGVGLTDRQREAVRVAERVGYYDVPRTGTVADVADELGCSSSTAGAHLRKAEAALVRAFLAE
- a CDS encoding serine hydrolase: MKRALSRRRFIAGVGASTAAAAAGVPTATADGGSPPAAAVQTEIGSTLDELVPASLDEHDVPGATVAVVDGDETITRGYGVADRESGDEVDPARTAFRVGSVSKSVTATALMNRAQRGEIDPEAPIAESVDAAMAPERSATLAELITHRGGFESSNRGLWLPGAESLRPLAAYLREEPQAQVRAPGTVGAYSNFGYALAGQALATADQPFARAIEAELLDPAGMTGSSFRQPLPEAVADGHASGHGSGGASGPDEFPLVGLRPAGSLSATADDMARFLELHLHDGAVGGEQVLEPGTVSAMHEQWATHHDRLDGMGFGLIEDTREGTRTLWHNGGTPSFYSHFVLVPEQEFGLFVSFNASNGQAAAGDVIDGVLDELLADAESASLSPEGTPTRADELGGTYRALDHSYTWHDRATSVLNAPTITVSVADDGALLTDTGGGTNRWIEIEPLVFEHEDGGERLAFGEGDGGIEYLFSGGSPTAYGRVDTVDNLTAHGVFLLCTFLGLLSADVGWSGRSLYERGRAALAGDREDAWATLLGTRLEQARSVTEIAGTATIGGVVLMVIHLMTAPYLTISDPPLTFRLLFAGPLLGLVGAVVAVGYAAALWLAGEESRFERARYTLVAASLVGVCWQLQYWNLLFPPA
- a CDS encoding KEOPS complex subunit Pcc1; the protein is MSEATHEATIATTHDDAGVVAAALAPDNTDTMTTTVDGDTVRTAIVREDAGGLAASVDDYVVNLTVADAVCGTARDTTQP